A window from Drosophila miranda strain MSH22 chromosome Y unlocalized genomic scaffold, D.miranda_PacBio2.1 Contig_Y2_pilon, whole genome shotgun sequence encodes these proteins:
- the LOC117192956 gene encoding proteoglycan 4-like, whose translation MGPTVSPMVSPGYTEAESDLELVSWEPAPRRERRREEPHPKREEPRTSSSKEPRTSKREGPRSSKREEPHTGKREEHRASRREESRTGKREEPRTSRHEEPRTDKREKPHPSKREERPEGGRRGRTETRKEEPSERASKRASTRSTRTAKEEGARRGDQRPTDPQVEEPQPTPAETAVKEPQTTPIETAVKEPQSTQADIAEDNAAAEARRLAEWHRRFALAAAAEERRQRRVWEDALTLAKRLKATQEAEKAAQEAEAERHERDEVRSAVRDGMMWHVQTLHISWASGPAPQQPGQEAREARLWEEAPRASDERDPRRRARPQESTGPAVAPTAEEVPEEAPGRTAEVETEGTTNTPTSLTAEGPAAAPEAEVAADGEADDGARATAEAKKDEAADQHSPEPWRWPEPGQGERPKLGRQASNIEDPSLSGFFDDSIATIELIPANVFPH comes from the exons ATGGGACCGACGGTGTCCCCCATGGTATCGCCGGGGTACACCGAGGCGGAAAGTGACCTAGAATTGGTGAGCTGGGAGCCGGCGCCACGGAGAGAACGCAGACGCGAGGAGCCCCACcccaagcgcgaggagccccggacCAGCAGTAGCAAGGAGCCCCGCACCAGCAAGCGCGAGGGGCCCCGCTccagcaagcgcgaggagccccacaccggcaagcgcgaggagcaccGGGCCAGCAGACGCGAGGAGTCCCGCACcggcaagcgcgaggagccccggacCAGCAGGCACGAAGAGCCCCGCACCGACAAGCGCGAGAAGCCCCACCCCAGTAAGCGCGAGGAGCGGCCTGAGGGAGGAAGGAGGGGGCGCACGGAGACGCGGAAGGAGGAGCCCAGTGAGCGGGCCTCGAAGCGGGCGTCCACGCGTTCGACGCGTACGGCCAAGGAAGAGGGCGCGCGGCGAGGGGATCAGCGGCCGACAGACCCACAGGTCGAGGAGCCGCAGCCAACGCCGGCCGAAACCGCGGTCAAAGAGCCGCAGACAACGCCGATCGAGACCGCGGTCAAAGAGCCGCAGTCAACGCAGGCCGACATCGCGGAAGATAACGCGGCCGCTGAGGCACGACGCCTCGCGGAATGGCACCGGCGGTTCGCGCTGGCCGCGGCGGCGGAGGAGCGGAGACAACGGCGTGTATGGGAGGACGCCTTGACGCTGGCAAAGAGGCTGAAGGCCACGCAGGAGGCTGAAAAGGCGGCGCAAGAAGCGGAGGCGGAGCGCCACGAGCGAGAC GAGGTGCGCTCCGCGGTGCGAGACGGCATGATGTGGCACGTGCAAACGCTGCACATATCGTGGGCCTCTGGGCCCGCGCCCCAGCAGCCCGGGCAAGAAGCGAGGGAGGCTCGACTGTGGGAGGAGGCACCACGCGCCAGTGACGAGCGGGACCCGAGGCGGCGGGCACGGCCACAGGAGTCGACAGGCCCAGCGGTGGCACCCACCGCCGAAGAGGTGCCCGAGGAGGCGCCCGGGAGGACGGCAGAGGTCGAGACGGAGGGCACGACGAACACGCCAACATCACTGACGGCGGAGGGCCCAGCGGCGGCGCCCGAAGCCGAGGTGGCGGCCGACGGCGAAGCGGATGACGGCGCAAGAGCAACGGCGGAAGCGAAGAAGGACGAGGCCGCGGACCAACACTCACCTGAGCCTTGGCGATGGCCGGAACCCGGCCAGGGCGAGCGTCCGAAGCTGGGCCGACAGGCGTC AAACATAGAGGATCCCTCCCTTTCTGGTTTCTTTGATGACTCCATTGCAACTATTGAGCTAATTCCTGCTAACGTCTTCCCACATTAA
- the LOC117192957 gene encoding probable palmitoyltransferase ZDHHC24 has translation MYFWGLPTGQSVDEYRDYCWNFFGLDAGKLQYGGVAADSALKQVKPPPEQSAERLEWRECTECKRLAPPRSWHCKICGACILKRDHHCLYTGCCIGHQNHRFFMGFIFYLFVGSVYALVYNSIYMWIIHSSIYCNWLTVLKLTCPMLLLVTGGFWTNIYLLFYSLNVLALAYGILLLGYHVPIVLRGGVSADRTKQRKLKYKRGVRQNLRSVFGVRMHIAWLSPLIRSDLPDDGYH, from the exons ATGTATTTTTGGGGCCTCCCGACTGGGCAGTCCGTAGATGAGTACCGTGACTATTGCTGGAATTTCTTCGGGCTGGATGCAGGCAAATTGCAGTATGGTGGAGTTGCAGCCGACTCCGCCC TCAAGCAAGTAAAGCCGCCGCCGGAGCAGTCGGCGGAGCGCCTTGAGTGGCGCGAGTGCACAGAGTGCAAACGGCTGGCCCCGCCCAGATCGTGGCACTGCAAGATATGCGGCGCTTGCATACTGAAGCGGGATCACCACTGCCTATACACGGGCTGTTGCATCGGCCACCAGAACCATCGCTTCTTTATGGGCTTCATTTTCTATTTGTTTGTGGGCTCTGTGTACGCCCTGGTCTACAACTCGATCTACATGTGGATAATCCATAGCAGCATATACTGCAATTGGCTGACAGTCCTCAAGCTGACCTGCCccatgttgctgctggtgaCCGGCGGCTTCTGGACCAACATCTACCTGCTCTTCTACAGCCTCAATGTGCTGGCCTTGGCGTACGGCATCCTCCTGTTGGGCTACCATGTGCCGATTGTGCTCCGTGGCGGAGTTTCCGCCGACCGCACGAAGCAGCGAAAGCTCAAATACAAACGAGGAGTCAGGCAGAACCTAAGAAGTGTCTTTGGAGTGCGCATGCACATAGCCTGGCTATCGCCACTCATTCGCAGTGATCTACCCGACGATGGCTACCACTAG
- the LOC117193248 gene encoding probable palmitoyltransferase ZDHHC24: MKIRSNPLPRRLADVLCFLLIGVFLPIVFMFEIIVVLPAFHEPGGFFHTFTFLMAMFLVFNIKGNMIACMMIDTSVIVKQVKPPPEQSAERLEWRECTECKRLAPPRSWHCKICGACILKRDHHCLYTGCCIGHQNHRFFMGFIFYLFVGSVYALVYNSIYMWIIHSSIYCNWLTVLKLTCPMLLLVTGGFWTNIYLLFYSLNVLALAYGILLLGYHVPIVLRGGVSADRTKQRKLKYKRGVRQNLRSVFGVRMHIAWLSPLIRSDLPDDGYH, encoded by the exons ATGAAAATCCGGAGCAATCCGCTGCCCCGGCGGCTGGCAGATGTCTTGTGCTTCCTGCTCATCGGCGTCTTTCTGCCGATTGTGTTCATGTTCGAGATTATTGTGGTTCTGCCGGCATTCCACGAGCCGGGCGGCTTCTTCCACACCTTCACCTTCCTCATGGCCATGTTTCTGGTGTTCAACATCAAGGGGAACATGATCGCATGCATGATGATCGACACCAGCGTAATCG TCAAGCAAGTAAAGCCGCCGCCGGAGCAGTCGGCGGAGCGCCTTGAGTGGCGCGAGTGCACAGAGTGCAAACGGTTGGCCCCGCCCAGATCGTGGCACTGCAAGATATGCGGCGCTTGCATACTGAAGCGGGATCACCACTGCCTATACACGGGCTGTTGCATCGGCCACCAGAACCATCGCTTCTTTATGGGCTTCATTTTCTATTTGTTTGTGGGCTCTGTGTACGCCCTGGTCTACAACTCGATCTACATGTGGATAATCCATAGCAGCATATACTGCAATTGGCTGACAGTCCTCAAGCTGACCTGCCccatgttgctgctggtgaCCGGCGGCTTCTGGACCAACATCTACCTGCTCTTCTACAGCCTCAATGTGCTGGCCTTGGCGTACGGCATCCTCCTGTTGGGCTACCATGTGCCGATTGTGCTCCGTGGCGGAGTTTCCGCCGACCGCACGAAGCAGCGAAAGCTCAAATACAAACGAGGAGTCAGGCAGAACCTAAGAAGTGTCTTTGGAGTGCGCATGCACATAGCCTGGCTATCGCCACTCATTCGCAGTGATCTACCCGACGATGGCTACCACTAG